Proteins from a genomic interval of Tenacibaculum sp. SZ-18:
- a CDS encoding AsmA-like C-terminal region-containing protein gives MKFEVFKKRKNWLRLIASVILLPILFVIVTVLYINAKQNSIIKDHIAELNKTHKGFIDIGDTHLSLFSNFPNISFKVDDLKINETKSHNSPVILDVKDIYVGFNLWDILEGNYTIKSLIVEEGFFDIVIHEDKSLNLLNALKSFDETESEEPIDFKLQKVKLHNLDIHKKDEGQNTDLETFIYEADGGFNIDNEVISGHIDTNFEMNLIRNGDTTYVKHKHFDVHTDVSLNKDTGLLTIEPSGVTMEHGDFELEGKIDTKNDFDLDLIIKGAKPNFDMLIAFAPEDLIPVLERYKNAGKIYFNAVVNGSILNQQAPFFDVNFGVSEAFLENTNKGRRVNNIGFKGHFTNGKERSARTTTFSLEDMTAKLGKGKILGNVVINNFDEPEIDMRLNTDFNLEFIADFLNLSEVDIASGNVSLKMNFHDIVDINNPELALSRLNQAYYSELKIDSLSLSSKDLPAPLKKLNAHIEMKGKKATINQFDMLLGNSDISITGYLSDLPAIVHHTDTLVVTHLDIKSNLLDIAELTRFSATDSIKTGIDEQIKDVTAGFSFKSSAKAFTESKYLPKGEFFVDSLNAKLKHYPHKFHDFHLDVLIDDKDLKIKDFTGFIDDSDFHFNGLVHNYGFWMQKELNGDVDLDITLTSDLLRLEDIFSYQGENYVPEEYRHEEFEKLELHVNSSMHYKASALHSIDLELDKLNTKMHVHPLRFEYFTGDFHYEDDHLVVKDFIGKIGRTSFNIGLNYYLGDDETIKKRDNYLSFKANYIDYDQLFPPDKPTEKATITVKSKTADVPAHADAFNLYELPFTDMKFDVDVDYFMYQRIRLQDIKAKLRTTQNHYIYVDTLHMNAAGGNFNMSGYFNGSNPKKIYLKPNIKTTKIDLDKFLFKFENFGQDHLVSDNLKGHVSSNITGKIRIYPDLVPDLDQSEVHMDVKVFNGKLQNYEPMKLLSSYMGDKNLNNIKFDTIQNHIDIHNGRITIPNMTIESTLGHMELSGTQDLNNNIEYYLRIPWKTVRKAVWYKLFKNKKNSGTKEEEDEIIEVDPNKKIRYLNLKLHGTVDDFKVSMKKKPKKK, from the coding sequence TGAAGTATTTAAAAAAAGAAAAAATTGGTTACGGTTAATTGCTTCCGTAATACTTTTACCTATACTATTTGTTATTGTTACAGTATTATATATCAATGCTAAACAAAATAGTATTATTAAAGATCATATAGCTGAGCTTAACAAAACTCACAAAGGTTTTATTGATATTGGAGACACGCACTTATCACTCTTTAGTAATTTTCCTAATATTTCTTTTAAAGTAGACGATCTAAAAATAAACGAAACTAAAAGTCATAACTCACCGGTTATTCTTGACGTTAAAGATATTTACGTAGGTTTTAATTTGTGGGATATTTTAGAAGGAAATTATACTATTAAATCACTAATTGTAGAAGAAGGTTTCTTTGACATTGTAATTCATGAAGATAAAAGTCTAAATCTGTTAAACGCATTAAAATCCTTTGATGAAACAGAAAGTGAAGAGCCGATAGATTTTAAACTTCAAAAAGTCAAATTGCATAATTTAGATATTCATAAAAAAGATGAAGGTCAAAATACTGACTTAGAAACGTTTATTTATGAAGCTGATGGGGGTTTTAATATTGATAATGAAGTTATTTCAGGACATATTGATACGAATTTTGAAATGAACTTAATTCGTAATGGTGATACTACCTATGTAAAACACAAACACTTTGATGTTCATACAGATGTTAGTTTAAATAAGGATACTGGATTGCTTACTATCGAACCTTCAGGAGTAACTATGGAGCACGGTGATTTTGAGTTGGAAGGAAAAATAGATACAAAAAATGATTTTGATCTTGATCTTATTATAAAAGGAGCGAAGCCAAATTTTGATATGCTTATTGCCTTTGCTCCGGAGGATCTTATCCCTGTTTTAGAACGTTATAAAAATGCAGGGAAAATTTATTTTAATGCAGTAGTTAATGGATCCATACTTAATCAACAAGCACCTTTTTTTGATGTGAATTTTGGTGTTAGTGAAGCTTTTTTAGAAAACACGAACAAAGGAAGGCGAGTAAATAATATTGGCTTTAAAGGACATTTTACGAATGGTAAAGAACGAAGTGCTCGCACCACAACATTCTCGCTTGAAGATATGACTGCCAAACTTGGAAAAGGAAAAATTCTAGGAAATGTCGTGATCAATAATTTTGATGAGCCAGAGATAGATATGCGATTGAATACAGATTTTAATCTTGAGTTTATAGCCGATTTTTTAAACTTAAGTGAAGTAGATATTGCATCTGGGAATGTTTCCTTAAAAATGAATTTTCATGATATTGTAGATATTAATAACCCAGAACTAGCGCTCAGCAGGTTAAATCAGGCTTATTATAGCGAGTTAAAGATTGATAGCCTTAGTTTATCTTCCAAAGATCTTCCTGCACCATTAAAAAAACTGAATGCACATATAGAAATGAAAGGGAAAAAAGCGACTATCAATCAATTTGATATGCTTTTAGGTAACTCTGATATTTCAATAACTGGGTATTTGTCAGATCTACCTGCTATTGTGCATCATACAGATACACTTGTCGTTACGCATTTAGATATTAAATCAAACCTATTAGATATTGCTGAACTTACACGATTTTCTGCTACGGATAGTATAAAAACCGGTATAGATGAGCAAATTAAAGATGTAACTGCTGGATTTTCATTTAAATCCTCAGCAAAAGCTTTTACCGAAAGTAAATATTTACCGAAAGGAGAGTTCTTTGTGGACAGTCTTAACGCAAAACTAAAGCATTATCCGCATAAATTCCATGATTTTCATTTAGATGTATTAATAGATGATAAAGATCTTAAAATCAAAGATTTTACTGGTTTTATTGATGATTCTGATTTTCATTTTAACGGATTGGTACATAATTATGGTTTTTGGATGCAAAAAGAATTAAATGGAGATGTAGATTTAGATATTACGTTAACTTCCGATCTATTACGCTTGGAAGACATTTTCTCGTATCAAGGTGAAAATTATGTTCCTGAAGAATATAGACATGAAGAATTTGAAAAGCTAGAATTACATGTGAATTCTAGTATGCATTATAAAGCATCGGCATTACATTCTATAGATTTAGAATTAGACAAGCTAAATACCAAAATGCATGTACATCCTTTACGTTTTGAATACTTTACAGGTGATTTTCATTATGAAGATGATCATCTTGTAGTGAAAGATTTTATCGGTAAAATAGGAAGAACTTCTTTTAATATAGGTTTGAACTATTATTTAGGAGATGATGAAACGATTAAAAAACGAGACAATTACCTTAGTTTCAAAGCAAATTATATTGATTACGATCAGCTATTTCCTCCTGATAAACCAACAGAGAAGGCAACTATAACTGTAAAATCAAAAACGGCAGATGTTCCTGCACACGCAGATGCTTTTAATTTATACGAGCTACCATTTACGGATATGAAATTTGATGTTGATGTAGATTATTTTATGTATCAACGAATTCGTTTACAAGACATCAAAGCAAAATTACGTACAACTCAGAATCATTACATTTATGTAGATACCTTACATATGAATGCCGCTGGAGGTAATTTTAACATGTCTGGTTATTTTAACGGTAGTAATCCAAAGAAAATTTACCTGAAACCGAATATAAAAACTACTAAGATTGATTTGGATAAGTTCTTATTTAAGTTTGAAAATTTTGGACAAGATCATTTGGTATCCGATAATTTAAAAGGACATGTGTCTTCCAACATAACTGGAAAAATTAGAATCTATCCTGATTTAGTTCCAGATTTAGATCAATCTGAAGTTCATATGGATGTAAAAGTTTTTAATGGAAAATTACAGAATTATGAACCTATGAAATTGTTGTCTAGTTATATGGGCGATAAAAACTTGAACAATATCAAATTTGATACCATTCAAAATCATATTGATATACACAACGGACGTATAACGATTCCTAACATGACTATTGAATCCACCTTAGGACATATGGAATTATCTGGAACACAAGATTTGAATAATAATATTGAATATTACTTAAGAATTCCTTGGAAAACTGTTAGAAAAGCGGTTTGGTATAAATTATTTAAGAACAAAAAAAATAGTGGAACTAAAGAAGAAGAGGATGAAATTATAGAAGTTGATCCTAATAAGAAAATAAGATATCTAAACTTAAAATTACATGGAACTGTTGATGATTTTAAAGTGTCCATGAAGAAGAAACCTAAGAAGAAGTAA